In one Sporomusa sphaeroides DSM 2875 genomic region, the following are encoded:
- a CDS encoding universal stress protein, producing the protein MEVPYKKILVPVDGSSHALRALSHAATLARYFAAEISILYVSVLSQQVPLYDQVKGAKIPPNASTDPANYAKTILAEASKQVPAGIYVQTHNELGEPRTAITDFATQNGYDIIVIGCRGLGAISGLLLGSVSTYVLHHAPCPVLVIK; encoded by the coding sequence ATGGAAGTTCCGTATAAGAAAATTTTAGTTCCGGTGGATGGTTCCAGCCACGCGCTCAGGGCATTGTCCCATGCAGCGACGCTGGCCCGTTACTTTGCTGCTGAAATCAGCATTCTTTATGTATCGGTGCTATCGCAGCAAGTCCCTCTGTATGACCAGGTCAAGGGAGCCAAAATCCCGCCCAACGCTTCTACCGATCCCGCAAACTATGCTAAAACAATCCTGGCAGAAGCAAGCAAACAAGTCCCGGCTGGCATTTACGTTCAAACCCACAACGAGCTTGGCGAACCACGCACTGCCATTACCGACTTCGCCACGCAAAACGGCTATGATATTATCGTCATCGGCTGCCGGGGCTTAGGCGCGATTTCCGGCTTGCTTCTGGGGAGCGTCAGCACTTACGTTCTCCATCATGCCCCATGCCCGGTTTTGGTTATTAAATAG
- the pdxA gene encoding 4-hydroxythreonine-4-phosphate dehydrogenase PdxA has protein sequence MSKEQLPILAITMGDPAGCGPEIIVKALADQQIYQICRPLVFGDAGRMAMAAGIVNSLAKIHATAEPQNGLYEYGTINVLDFANVPADLPFGQVDGRAGHAAYQYIEGAIRQALDQKVAGIVTAPINKEALHKGGHHFPGHTEILGELSQTNDYAMMLSSDDLKVIHVTTHVSMRQAADLIKKDRVLRIIRLADRTLRLLGLEKPRIAVAGFNAHAGENGLFGREDIDEILPAVEAAQQEGIAASGPIPPDTVFFRAAKRKEFDIVVVMYHDQGHIPIKLLGFDSGINVTVGLPFIRSSVDHGTAFDIAGKGIADSGSMTAAIEFAAKAAQGLAGQTDA, from the coding sequence ATGAGTAAAGAACAGCTTCCGATTCTTGCCATTACGATGGGTGATCCGGCCGGCTGCGGTCCGGAAATTATTGTCAAGGCACTGGCAGATCAACAAATCTACCAGATATGCCGGCCACTGGTGTTTGGTGATGCCGGGAGAATGGCTATGGCGGCCGGGATTGTGAACAGCCTGGCGAAAATTCATGCCACTGCTGAGCCGCAAAACGGGTTGTATGAATACGGTACTATTAACGTACTTGATTTTGCCAATGTACCGGCCGACCTGCCCTTTGGTCAGGTAGACGGCCGTGCCGGTCATGCGGCTTACCAGTATATTGAAGGTGCCATTAGGCAGGCTTTGGACCAAAAGGTGGCTGGCATTGTTACGGCGCCGATCAACAAAGAGGCGCTGCACAAAGGCGGACATCACTTCCCGGGCCATACAGAAATATTAGGTGAGCTCAGCCAGACCAACGATTATGCCATGATGCTTTCCAGTGACGACCTTAAGGTCATCCATGTCACTACCCATGTTTCCATGCGGCAGGCAGCCGATTTGATTAAAAAAGACCGAGTCCTCAGGATCATCCGGCTTGCTGACCGTACGCTGCGGCTGCTTGGCCTGGAAAAGCCGCGCATCGCGGTAGCCGGTTTCAACGCCCATGCCGGTGAAAATGGCCTGTTTGGGCGTGAGGATATCGACGAAATTCTTCCCGCCGTGGAAGCGGCGCAGCAGGAGGGCATTGCCGCCAGCGGCCCCATCCCGCCGGACACCGTTTTCTTCCGGGCGGCAAAGCGTAAAGAGTTTGACATCGTAGTCGTTATGTACCACGATCAAGGCCATATTCCCATTAAGCTTCTGGGCTTTGATTCGGGTATCAATGTGACTGTCGGGCTGCCGTTTATCCGGAGTTCGGTTGACCACGGCACCGCGTTTGACATCGCCGGCAAAGGGATTGCCGACAGCGGCAGCATGACTGCCGCCATCGAATTTGCCGCCAAGGCAGCTCAGGGACTAGCCGGACAAACCGATGCGTGA
- a CDS encoding four-carbon acid sugar kinase family protein, which yields MKATSKGMIVIADDLTGANDTGVQFARQGMHTEVLLNDAALNATATADIIVVDTNSRAVPAPEAYARVQQAAQKAVAAGFGQYYKKLDSTLRGNVGMEIKAILDLNLHDFALVMPAFPKNGRITVGGNYLLNGAPLSTTEIARDPKTPVYETMLPELLRKQTGLKVGHIDFADISQGQEGIVQALRRHLNDGCRIISSDAWQDEHFLIVAQAAASLSEKILWSGSAGLAEVLPQLFHWAAEPETRQPAFVIAGSVSSVTRGQVEQLVASGYEMIELEVAGYLSWQAGQPHPTLQQVQQSLSAGRRIVLVSGYKADTVQQTQTAGEKLGMSLVQVGEKVAQILGWIGAEILRAQDISGVVLTGGDTAVAVCNALGVTGIRVLEEVTPAIPLGAMTTQEGKQLLVVTKAGAFGAPDALVKAVKKLEQRR from the coding sequence TTGAAAGCAACAAGCAAAGGGATGATCGTTATCGCCGACGACCTGACTGGTGCCAACGATACCGGGGTACAGTTCGCCCGGCAGGGTATGCATACGGAGGTGCTGCTGAATGATGCGGCGCTCAATGCCACAGCCACGGCCGATATTATCGTAGTTGATACAAACAGCCGCGCCGTTCCCGCCCCGGAAGCCTATGCAAGGGTACAGCAAGCCGCCCAAAAAGCGGTGGCAGCCGGATTTGGCCAATACTATAAAAAGCTGGATTCGACCCTGAGGGGCAATGTTGGCATGGAAATTAAAGCTATTCTTGACTTGAACCTGCATGATTTTGCCCTGGTTATGCCCGCTTTCCCCAAAAACGGGCGCATAACTGTGGGGGGCAATTATCTGCTCAATGGTGCGCCGCTCTCCACTACCGAAATTGCCCGTGACCCGAAAACCCCTGTTTACGAAACCATGCTGCCCGAACTATTGCGAAAACAGACAGGCCTCAAGGTCGGTCATATTGATTTTGCCGATATATCACAGGGACAGGAAGGTATTGTACAGGCCCTGCGCCGGCATCTGAATGACGGTTGCCGGATTATCAGCTCAGATGCCTGGCAGGACGAGCACTTTCTTATTGTTGCACAGGCGGCAGCCAGCCTTTCAGAAAAAATCCTCTGGTCCGGGTCTGCCGGACTTGCCGAAGTGCTGCCGCAGTTGTTTCATTGGGCGGCAGAACCAGAAACCCGCCAGCCGGCTTTTGTTATTGCCGGCAGTGTAAGTTCTGTGACGCGCGGTCAGGTAGAACAGCTGGTGGCTTCCGGCTATGAAATGATTGAACTGGAAGTTGCCGGGTATTTGTCCTGGCAGGCAGGCCAGCCGCATCCGACCCTACAGCAGGTGCAGCAGTCCCTGTCCGCAGGCCGGCGCATTGTTCTGGTCTCCGGTTACAAGGCCGACACGGTGCAGCAGACACAGACTGCCGGGGAAAAGCTGGGTATGTCCCTGGTGCAGGTCGGCGAAAAAGTGGCCCAGATTCTTGGCTGGATTGGCGCCGAAATATTGCGGGCGCAGGATATTTCCGGAGTGGTTCTGACCGGCGGTGATACGGCTGTGGCTGTATGCAACGCCCTGGGTGTCACCGGCATCCGCGTTCTGGAAGAAGTGACACCGGCTATTCCGCTTGGTGCCATGACCACCCAGGAGGGGAAACAACTATTGGTCGTTACTAAAGCCGGAGCATTCGGTGCGCCTGACGCACTGGTAAAAGCAGTGAAAAAACTGGAGCAAAGAAGGTGA
- a CDS encoding MurR/RpiR family transcriptional regulator, which yields MLFSKIRLQHNRFTATQNKIVQYLQAHAQEALTLPINEFAAKCGVGEATVIRFYRLLGYKNYAMFRVALAKELAAETDIQPIYEEVQAHDGLTDIIRKVADSTTQGISDLKQQLSAEALATIEQQLRQAAVVHVIGLGASGVVAQDARQKFMRLGCRVIGYSDSHLMMIAASIARPDEVFFAISHSGETTDILRTLALAQKRGCFTCALTSSIDSGITQLVDAYLLSCTCETKMRSDAMISRIVQLVVIDILYVMMALQIGEPAIAGVNQSRTALRQYRNQSD from the coding sequence ATGCTATTTTCTAAAATTCGGCTACAGCATAATCGTTTTACAGCCACGCAAAATAAAATTGTCCAATACCTGCAAGCGCATGCGCAGGAAGCCCTGACCCTGCCAATCAATGAATTTGCCGCTAAATGCGGTGTGGGTGAAGCGACGGTAATACGCTTTTACCGGCTGCTGGGCTATAAAAATTATGCCATGTTTCGTGTTGCCCTGGCTAAGGAGTTAGCCGCAGAAACCGATATACAGCCGATTTATGAGGAAGTGCAGGCCCATGACGGGTTAACTGACATCATTCGTAAGGTCGCCGATTCCACCACTCAAGGGATTTCTGACTTGAAGCAGCAGCTTTCGGCAGAGGCGCTGGCAACTATTGAACAGCAGTTGCGCCAAGCCGCTGTTGTTCATGTCATTGGCTTGGGTGCCTCCGGTGTAGTGGCCCAGGATGCCAGGCAAAAATTTATGCGTCTGGGCTGCAGGGTTATTGGGTATTCCGATTCCCACCTGATGATGATTGCCGCATCAATTGCCCGGCCGGACGAAGTCTTTTTTGCCATTTCCCACTCAGGCGAGACAACAGATATACTCCGTACACTGGCGCTTGCCCAAAAACGCGGCTGCTTTACCTGTGCTCTGACCAGCTCCATCGACTCCGGCATTACTCAACTTGTTGATGCGTATTTATTAAGCTGCACCTGTGAAACGAAAATGCGTTCAGATGCTATGATTTCCCGCATCGTTCAGCTTGTCGTCATTGATATTTTGTATGTTATGATGGCGCTGCAAATTGGTGAGCCGGCTATCGCGGGAGTAAATCAATCGCGTACAGCCCTGCGGCAATATCGTAATCAGTCTGACTGA
- a CDS encoding Zn-dependent hydrolase has translation MISVKRLEETFRRLSAIGAQAGGGITRLAFSDEDWEARNYIRELMEAAGLAVRVDAFGNLIARREGLNPAAPVVMLGSHIDSVPNGGNYDGVAGVLAAIEVVRCLEEAGQQTVHPIEVVVFMAEESSRFGMATLGSKAFCGKLSLAQLEQYTDKQGVTLAQAMRGRGLAPENIGHARYDQAIKVFLELHIEQGKVLETMGKQIGIVTGIAAPTRLKVIVTGQADHSGATPMNMRQDALAAAAEIILLVEKLAGQESHNGTVGTTGMAKVEPGVMNVIPGRVELGIDLRGISAASKRQVLGELTAGIAEVQARRGVDMEIITLTDEKPVEISREIVEFLQNIAEEYGYANMLLPSGAGHDAMHVAEMAPTGMVFVPCKGGISHNPAEWASIDDIAAGARILLGAVRKLAESMETDNLG, from the coding sequence ATGATTTCAGTGAAGCGGCTTGAAGAAACCTTCCGTAGGCTGAGTGCCATCGGGGCACAGGCAGGCGGAGGCATTACGCGCCTGGCGTTCAGTGATGAAGATTGGGAAGCCAGGAATTATATTCGTGAGCTTATGGAAGCGGCCGGGCTTGCTGTCCGAGTGGATGCTTTCGGCAATCTCATTGCCCGCCGGGAAGGGCTTAACCCGGCGGCGCCTGTGGTTATGCTGGGGTCACATATTGACAGTGTTCCCAATGGCGGCAACTATGACGGGGTGGCAGGCGTACTGGCAGCGATTGAGGTGGTCCGCTGCCTGGAAGAAGCGGGACAACAGACAGTGCATCCCATTGAAGTTGTTGTTTTCATGGCTGAAGAATCCAGCCGGTTTGGTATGGCCACCCTTGGCAGCAAGGCATTTTGCGGCAAACTGTCCTTGGCGCAATTAGAGCAGTATACCGACAAGCAGGGTGTGACACTGGCCCAGGCTATGCGCGGGCGGGGGCTTGCACCTGAGAATATCGGACACGCGCGTTATGACCAGGCAATCAAAGTCTTTTTGGAACTGCATATTGAGCAAGGCAAAGTATTGGAAACCATGGGTAAACAAATTGGCATCGTCACCGGGATTGCCGCCCCTACCCGCCTGAAGGTAATAGTAACAGGCCAGGCCGATCATTCAGGCGCCACGCCCATGAATATGCGTCAGGACGCGCTGGCTGCGGCGGCTGAAATTATTTTGCTGGTAGAAAAACTGGCAGGTCAGGAAAGCCATAACGGCACGGTAGGTACGACCGGGATGGCAAAGGTTGAGCCAGGGGTCATGAATGTTATTCCCGGACGGGTCGAACTGGGCATTGACCTTCGCGGCATTTCGGCGGCCAGCAAACGGCAGGTGCTGGGGGAACTGACGGCAGGCATTGCTGAAGTACAAGCCCGGCGCGGTGTCGATATGGAGATTATTACGCTTACTGACGAAAAGCCTGTGGAAATTTCCCGGGAAATAGTCGAATTCCTGCAAAATATAGCAGAGGAATATGGTTATGCCAATATGCTGCTGCCAAGCGGTGCCGGACATGATGCCATGCATGTGGCGGAAATGGCTCCAACCGGCATGGTGTTTGTCCCCTGCAAAGGCGGCATTAGCCACAATCCGGCCGAATGGGCCAGCATTGACGACATTGCCGCCGGTGCCCGGATATTGCTGGGTGCGGTGAGAAAATTGGCCGAAAGCATGGAGACAGACAATCTGGGTTAG
- a CDS encoding DMT family transporter, with amino-acid sequence MKENTSKTRQKVSLRDNQYIMANLLLLITVLFWGVSYVSIKITVAEVPPVTMALIRFAIASVLLVGLLNRFEPGAKVARADIPRMVLAGCLGITLYFYFENIGVKLTTVVNASLIVTIIPILAICLDILFFGARVSVLKLVGIAIAIVGMYFSVTANGQLDFNSANFIGNLFVLGAMLSWTFYTLVAKSLQNKYSGMCMITYQTVIGTILLLPLSLTEVNEWQVFSLTAMGHILFLAVFCSVVCYLLYMYALKHLDVAITTLYLNLVPVAGVLGGYLVLGERVLPIQLAGGAVTLLAIWVMNFERSRQAVKADEFIHTAKEKQA; translated from the coding sequence ATGAAGGAAAATACAAGCAAGACACGGCAAAAGGTCAGCTTGCGGGATAATCAATATATTATGGCTAACCTGCTGCTGCTTATAACCGTTTTATTTTGGGGCGTATCTTATGTAAGCATCAAAATTACGGTGGCCGAAGTACCGCCGGTCACTATGGCTCTTATCCGGTTTGCCATCGCCTCGGTGCTGCTGGTGGGGCTGCTTAACCGGTTTGAGCCTGGTGCCAAAGTCGCTAGGGCCGATATTCCGCGGATGGTATTGGCAGGCTGTCTGGGGATTACACTGTACTTTTATTTTGAAAACATTGGCGTAAAGTTAACAACTGTAGTCAATGCCTCGCTGATTGTGACAATTATTCCGATTTTGGCCATTTGCCTGGATATACTGTTTTTCGGCGCCAGGGTTTCAGTGCTTAAACTGGTCGGGATAGCCATTGCTATTGTCGGCATGTATTTTTCGGTAACAGCCAACGGCCAGCTGGATTTCAACTCTGCCAATTTCATTGGCAATCTATTTGTTCTGGGCGCGATGTTGTCCTGGACCTTTTATACTCTTGTTGCCAAGTCGCTGCAAAATAAGTATTCCGGCATGTGCATGATCACCTATCAAACGGTGATAGGCACAATACTCTTGCTGCCCTTGTCGCTCACCGAAGTTAACGAGTGGCAGGTATTTTCACTGACCGCTATGGGGCATATTTTATTTTTGGCAGTGTTTTGCTCGGTGGTCTGTTATTTATTGTATATGTATGCGTTAAAACATTTGGATGTTGCCATTACAACCCTGTATCTTAATCTGGTTCCTGTTGCCGGGGTACTTGGCGGCTATTTAGTCCTGGGAGAAAGGGTGCTGCCCATTCAGCTTGCCGGTGGTGCAGTAACGCTGCTGGCTATTTGGGTTATGAATTTTGAGCGGTCCAGGCAAGCCGTTAAAGCAGATGAATTCATACATACAGCAAAGGAGAAACAGGCATGA
- a CDS encoding AraC family transcriptional regulator has translation MNGVRFYRDADLPFFELKLCDASYLCYKKHSHEEYSLGIVEHGKSSFWCEGKVTEVSPKTTVLIPPGLIHSCNPDRQGRWQYKMFFIEAGWMQRFLASKGIAVFNRPVVSDMTTLSAQRALHALLEPLAQQASPLEKEAGVMALFEQVVGSMEPVETCRKIIEVPKLKMIKDYLHNNYLKKITLEELETISGLNKFAIIRAFKEEFNIPPHTYQTLLRINYAKKLLRQNRQIVEVACEAGFYDQSHFHKVFKSHTGVTPEKYQRLK, from the coding sequence ATGAACGGCGTTCGTTTCTACCGGGATGCCGATTTGCCATTCTTTGAATTAAAATTATGTGATGCCAGTTATCTTTGTTATAAAAAGCATTCTCATGAAGAATACTCTTTGGGGATAGTGGAGCATGGCAAGAGTTCTTTTTGGTGTGAAGGCAAGGTTACCGAGGTTAGCCCCAAGACCACGGTGCTGATTCCGCCGGGGCTGATACATTCCTGCAATCCTGACCGTCAAGGCCGGTGGCAATACAAAATGTTCTTTATTGAGGCAGGCTGGATGCAGCGGTTCTTGGCAAGTAAAGGCATAGCTGTTTTCAACCGGCCGGTGGTGAGCGATATGACGACACTCTCCGCCCAGCGTGCCCTGCATGCTTTGCTCGAGCCCTTGGCGCAGCAGGCAAGCCCGCTGGAAAAGGAAGCCGGCGTAATGGCCCTGTTTGAACAGGTGGTTGGGAGTATGGAGCCGGTGGAAACTTGCCGCAAGATAATCGAAGTGCCCAAACTGAAAATGATCAAGGACTATTTGCACAATAACTATTTGAAAAAGATTACCCTGGAAGAACTGGAAACCATATCAGGCCTGAATAAATTTGCCATTATCCGTGCTTTTAAGGAAGAATTCAATATACCGCCCCATACCTATCAGACACTGCTGAGAATCAATTATGCCAAGAAACTGCTGCGGCAGAACCGGCAGATCGTGGAGGTGGCCTGTGAAGCCGGTTTTTATGACCAGAGCCACTTTCATAAGGTATTTAAGAGCCATACCGGCGTGACACCGGAAAAGTACCAAAGGCTGAAATAG
- a CDS encoding DMT family transporter: protein MGALQSNLLLLLAAAIWGLAFVAQRVGMDHVGPFTFNGVRFLLGSLSLLPMLFYYRNTTRQTTAGNSGDAVRAGILAGLVLFTAASLQQIGLIYTTAGKAAFITCLYIVLVPILGLFLKQYVSLTTRISAMLAIIGLYLLCVKESFSIAYGDLLQLVGSLFWAIHILLIGYYANRINVLLLSFYQFVTCGVLSLGIALWSETIAVEGLTGALIPILYGGVVSVGVAYTLQVLGQKYSPPSHAAIILSMETVFAVIGGFFLLGERLGFQEMLGCGLMLAGMLLTQLQSIQQPAAEIVMTEETSGKTG from the coding sequence ATGGGTGCTTTACAATCAAACCTGCTGCTGCTCCTGGCGGCCGCCATCTGGGGGCTGGCCTTTGTAGCCCAGCGGGTAGGCATGGACCATGTTGGTCCGTTTACCTTCAATGGAGTCCGGTTCTTGCTGGGCAGTCTTTCGTTACTGCCAATGCTCTTTTACTATCGTAATACAACGCGGCAAACTACTGCCGGCAATTCCGGGGATGCAGTACGGGCGGGGATTCTTGCGGGCTTAGTCCTGTTTACCGCCGCCTCGCTGCAGCAAATTGGCCTGATTTATACCACGGCAGGCAAGGCGGCCTTTATCACCTGCCTGTATATTGTGCTGGTGCCGATTTTGGGATTGTTTCTGAAACAGTATGTTAGTCTTACTACCCGGATTAGCGCAATGCTGGCGATTATTGGTCTGTATCTGTTATGCGTGAAAGAAAGCTTTTCCATTGCTTATGGTGACCTGCTGCAGCTGGTGGGCTCTTTGTTCTGGGCCATACATATCCTGCTTATCGGTTATTATGCCAACCGGATTAATGTATTGCTGCTGTCATTTTACCAGTTTGTTACCTGTGGTGTACTCAGTCTGGGAATTGCACTCTGGTCTGAAACAATAGCTGTTGAAGGACTTACCGGGGCACTGATTCCTATTCTGTACGGCGGTGTTGTCTCTGTCGGGGTAGCTTATACGCTGCAGGTTCTTGGCCAGAAATATTCGCCGCCGTCGCATGCTGCCATTATTCTGAGTATGGAAACCGTTTTTGCGGTCATTGGCGGCTTCTTTCTGCTGGGGGAGCGCTTAGGTTTTCAGGAAATGCTGGGATGCGGTCTGATGCTGGCAGGTATGCTGTTAACCCAGCTGCAAAGTATTCAGCAGCCTGCCGCGGAAATAGTCATGACTGAGGAAACAAGCGGTAAGACGGGTTGA
- a CDS encoding MATE family efflux transporter: protein MNQTRSLRDKTRQFLFIFFPIFIAQLSLTATGFFDTIMAGQVSPYDLAGVAIGTNLWLPVFTGISGVLGGLTPILAQLHGAGRKAAMPFYVIQGLYLALILGLVVIGAGSAVLLPLLNTMDLEGAVHRIAFHFLCALAIGIVPLFAAAVLRNFIDSLGYTRVTMLITLCAVPINIALNYLLIFGKFGFPQLGGVGAGYGSALTYWCLLIISIGVVRYVEPFKGYRIFAAFPGISFTAWRELLVVGLPIGLSIFCEVAIFSVVALLMSEYGTAVIAAHQAAINFAGVIYMVPLSIGITLTIVVGYEAGARRYHDARQYSYLGIGIAVFVGIIFAAGLFAFNNQIARLYTEDPAVLELVRNFLVYAIFFQLSDAIAAPIQGALRGYKDVKITLLMAIISYWFIGMPVGYFLANYSPLQAYGYWVGFIVGLAVGAVVLLLRLIRLQKKYTKLAEKE from the coding sequence GTGAACCAGACAAGATCTTTGCGGGACAAGACAAGGCAATTTCTTTTTATCTTTTTCCCGATATTTATTGCGCAGCTTTCACTTACGGCGACAGGCTTTTTTGACACCATCATGGCCGGCCAGGTAAGTCCTTATGATTTGGCAGGAGTTGCTATCGGTACTAATCTGTGGCTCCCGGTATTTACGGGTATCAGCGGCGTTTTGGGCGGGCTTACTCCCATCTTAGCCCAACTCCATGGTGCCGGACGGAAAGCGGCTATGCCTTTTTACGTCATTCAGGGCCTGTATTTGGCCCTGATATTGGGGCTGGTCGTCATCGGCGCGGGTTCGGCAGTGCTGCTGCCGCTGCTCAATACCATGGATTTAGAAGGGGCTGTGCATCGGATTGCCTTTCACTTCCTGTGTGCACTGGCAATTGGTATTGTTCCTTTATTTGCTGCAGCCGTGCTGAGGAATTTTATTGATTCCCTGGGGTATACCCGGGTCACCATGCTGATCACCCTGTGTGCCGTACCGATTAATATTGCGCTGAATTATCTGCTGATTTTTGGGAAATTCGGTTTCCCTCAGCTTGGCGGTGTAGGCGCAGGTTATGGTTCTGCCCTGACTTACTGGTGCCTTCTTATTATCAGTATCGGTGTTGTACGCTATGTAGAGCCGTTTAAAGGCTACCGGATTTTTGCCGCTTTCCCCGGCATTTCATTTACCGCCTGGCGGGAATTATTAGTTGTCGGCTTGCCGATCGGACTGTCGATTTTCTGTGAGGTCGCGATTTTTTCGGTAGTGGCTTTATTAATGAGTGAATATGGTACGGCAGTTATCGCGGCCCATCAGGCAGCCATTAACTTTGCCGGGGTAATATATATGGTGCCGCTGAGTATTGGCATAACCTTAACCATTGTGGTGGGGTATGAGGCAGGGGCGCGCCGTTATCATGACGCGAGGCAATACAGTTATCTGGGGATAGGAATTGCAGTTTTTGTCGGAATTATTTTTGCTGCCGGTTTATTTGCGTTTAATAACCAAATCGCAAGGTTATACACCGAAGATCCGGCCGTACTGGAGTTAGTCCGGAATTTCCTCGTATATGCCATCTTTTTTCAGCTTTCCGACGCCATTGCCGCCCCTATTCAGGGAGCCCTGCGCGGCTATAAGGATGTTAAGATAACGCTGCTGATGGCTATCATATCGTATTGGTTTATTGGTATGCCGGTGGGATATTTTCTGGCAAACTATTCGCCCCTCCAGGCCTATGGCTATTGGGTTGGGTTTATTGTCGGCCTGGCTGTCGGAGCGGTGGTGCTGCTCTTACGCTTAATCCGTCTGCAGAAAAAATATACTAAACTAGCGGAAAAGGAGTAA
- the larA gene encoding nickel-dependent lactate racemase has product MLKDFVLGLGDKEVSIALPEKQVIHVIEGKAVEAIADVPAAVKAAVTQPIGSPPLPKVVKAGDKVVIIASDITRQWISYPRFLPALLNELNQAGIPDSDIKLVVSLGSHRRHTDQENVQVYGEETVGRIQIVQSYAPAAEDFVYTGKTSRGVETYINKHVVNADKVIMTGGIIYHPMAGFGGGRKAIVPGVAGYSTIQGNHTFCLHEVIGQGVNPNCMSGKLEGNNMHEDMSEMAAMLKHTFLLNAVFTPTGQFARFVAGHPYTAWLEGCKTVEEIFGVPITAKADLVIASAGGFPKDINLYQGTKTTENAIMAVKDDGVIIALLECRDIMEPPDFSGWFNYESLYDREIALRKAFTVPGFIALKTGLMAKKVPHIIVTLPQNKEFMEKAGLIAVTTLEEAMAIAEQKLNRKDYTITVMPHAANTVPLLQG; this is encoded by the coding sequence ATGCTAAAAGATTTTGTTCTCGGCTTGGGTGACAAGGAAGTCTCGATTGCCCTGCCGGAAAAACAGGTTATTCACGTTATCGAGGGGAAAGCTGTCGAAGCCATTGCCGATGTACCGGCAGCGGTAAAAGCCGCCGTAACTCAGCCCATCGGCTCCCCGCCACTGCCGAAAGTAGTTAAGGCCGGGGATAAGGTTGTCATTATTGCCAGTGATATCACCCGCCAATGGATTAGCTATCCGCGCTTTCTGCCCGCACTGCTAAATGAACTGAACCAGGCCGGCATACCTGACAGTGATATCAAGCTGGTTGTCAGCCTGGGCTCGCACCGGCGCCACACCGACCAGGAGAATGTCCAGGTCTACGGCGAGGAAACAGTAGGCCGTATTCAGATTGTTCAAAGCTACGCACCGGCTGCCGAAGATTTTGTTTATACCGGCAAAACCTCACGCGGCGTGGAAACCTATATCAATAAACATGTCGTCAATGCCGACAAAGTCATTATGACCGGCGGTATTATCTATCACCCCATGGCCGGCTTCGGCGGCGGCCGCAAAGCCATTGTGCCGGGTGTTGCCGGTTATTCCACCATTCAGGGCAACCACACCTTCTGCCTGCATGAGGTTATCGGCCAGGGTGTCAACCCTAACTGCATGTCCGGTAAGCTGGAAGGCAACAACATGCATGAAGACATGAGCGAAATGGCTGCCATGCTCAAACACACCTTTCTGCTCAACGCCGTCTTCACCCCGACAGGACAATTTGCCCGCTTTGTCGCCGGACATCCTTATACGGCCTGGCTGGAAGGCTGCAAAACAGTGGAGGAAATCTTTGGTGTGCCCATTACCGCCAAAGCCGACCTGGTCATTGCATCTGCCGGCGGCTTCCCCAAAGATATCAACCTGTATCAGGGGACAAAAACCACCGAAAACGCCATCATGGCTGTCAAGGACGATGGGGTTATCATTGCCCTGTTAGAATGCCGTGATATTATGGAACCGCCTGATTTCAGCGGCTGGTTCAACTACGAATCCCTCTATGACCGGGAAATTGCCCTGCGCAAAGCCTTTACCGTTCCCGGCTTCATTGCTCTTAAAACCGGACTTATGGCCAAAAAAGTGCCGCATATTATTGTTACCCTGCCGCAAAACAAGGAGTTCATGGAAAAGGCCGGCCTAATTGCCGTCACTACCCTGGAAGAAGCCATGGCCATCGCTGAACAAAAGCTTAACCGCAAAGACTACACCATTACGGTCATGCCGCATGCTGCCAATACAGTACCGCTGCTGCAGGGCTAA